One Nitrosopumilus piranensis genomic region harbors:
- the dnaK gene encoding molecular chaperone DnaK has product MTKVIGIDLGTSNSAAAVMMGGKPTIIPAAEGQTAAGKAFPSVVAFSKEGDLLVGEPARRQAVTNPDNTIVAAKRKMGSDYTFKIQDKEYKPQQISSFILQKIKKDAEAFVGESVEKAVITVPAYFDDNQRQATKDAGTIAGLDVVRIINEPTAASLAFGLDKAKEDMKILVFDFGGGTLDVTIMEMGGGVFEVMSTSGDTQLGGTDMDKVLIDYVVDEFKKKEGVDLSQDTTAMTRIREAAEKAKIELSTVMETDINLPFIAHDPSSGAKNLELRLTRSKLDELIRPIVDRCKPSIQKSLEDAKLSTSDIDKIVMIGGPTRIPLVKKFVSDVIGKEVESGVDPMEAVAMGAAIQAGIIAGDVTSDIVLLDVTPLTLGIETLGGVREPLIERNTTIPTSKSKVFTTAADNQTAVTIHVVQGERPMATDNVSLGSFNLTDLPPAPRGVPQIEVKFDIDANGIINVTAKDLGTQKEAKITIETKTKLSEEEIEKLKEDAEKFSEEDKKKKEKIDLKNEAESYIYTTEKLVNHDLKDKISQEQGIKITDAVKEVKEVLDKEPEELKPKLEALQSLVNEVTTELYKNAAPPPGADGQQGADGQQGADGQQGADGQQGADGQTTNSSSNDETKTN; this is encoded by the coding sequence ATGACTAAAGTAATAGGTATCGATTTAGGAACGAGTAACTCTGCTGCTGCAGTAATGATGGGTGGAAAACCAACAATAATTCCTGCTGCTGAAGGTCAAACTGCAGCTGGAAAAGCATTTCCATCAGTAGTAGCTTTTTCAAAAGAAGGTGATCTTTTAGTAGGTGAGCCTGCTCGTAGGCAAGCTGTTACGAATCCTGATAATACTATTGTTGCAGCAAAACGAAAAATGGGTTCTGATTACACATTTAAAATTCAAGATAAAGAATACAAACCTCAACAAATCTCTTCATTCATTCTACAAAAAATAAAAAAAGATGCTGAAGCATTTGTTGGTGAATCTGTAGAAAAAGCAGTTATCACAGTTCCAGCATATTTTGATGATAATCAACGTCAAGCAACCAAAGATGCAGGAACAATTGCTGGGCTTGATGTTGTTAGAATAATTAATGAACCAACTGCAGCATCCTTAGCATTTGGACTAGATAAAGCAAAAGAAGACATGAAGATTCTTGTATTTGATTTTGGTGGTGGAACATTAGATGTTACCATCATGGAAATGGGAGGTGGTGTTTTTGAAGTAATGAGTACCTCTGGAGATACTCAACTAGGTGGAACTGATATGGATAAAGTTTTGATTGATTATGTTGTTGATGAATTCAAGAAAAAAGAAGGAGTTGATCTTTCTCAAGACACAACTGCAATGACAAGAATAAGAGAAGCTGCAGAAAAAGCAAAAATTGAATTATCTACTGTTATGGAAACTGATATTAATTTACCATTTATCGCACATGATCCATCATCTGGTGCAAAGAATCTTGAATTAAGATTAACCAGATCTAAATTAGATGAATTAATCAGACCTATAGTTGATCGATGTAAACCTTCAATACAAAAATCACTTGAAGATGCAAAGCTCTCAACTTCTGATATTGATAAAATAGTCATGATTGGCGGACCTACAAGAATTCCACTAGTTAAAAAATTTGTTAGTGACGTTATAGGAAAAGAAGTTGAATCTGGTGTTGATCCTATGGAAGCAGTTGCAATGGGTGCTGCTATCCAAGCAGGAATTATTGCTGGAGATGTTACTAGTGATATAGTTCTACTAGATGTAACCCCATTAACTTTGGGAATTGAAACTCTAGGTGGTGTTCGAGAACCATTAATTGAAAGAAACACTACCATTCCTACATCAAAAAGTAAAGTGTTTACAACTGCAGCTGATAATCAGACAGCCGTAACTATTCATGTCGTACAAGGTGAAAGACCTATGGCCACAGATAATGTATCATTAGGCAGCTTTAATCTTACAGATTTGCCTCCTGCTCCAAGAGGAGTACCTCAAATTGAAGTAAAATTTGATATTGATGCAAATGGAATCATAAATGTTACTGCAAAAGATCTTGGAACCCAAAAAGAAGCAAAAATTACTATTGAAACAAAAACAAAGCTTTCTGAAGAAGAAATTGAAAAATTAAAGGAAGATGCTGAAAAATTCTCTGAGGAAGATAAAAAGAAGAAAGAAAAGATTGATCTTAAAAATGAAGCAGAAAGTTACATTTACACTACTGAAAAATTAGTTAATCATGATCTAAAAGACAAAATTTCTCAAGAACAAGGAATTAAAATTACTGATGCTGTCAAAGAAGTAAAAGAAGTTTTAGATAAAGAACCTGAAGAATTAAAACCAAAACTTGAAGCCTTACAATCTCTAGTAAATGAAGTGACTACAGAACTATACAAAAATGCAGCCCCACCACCTGGTGCTGATGGACAACAAGGTGCTGATGGACAACAAGGTGCTGATGGACAACAAGGTGCTGATGGACAACAAGGTGCTGATGGACAAACAACTAACTCATCTTCAAATGATGAAACAAAAACTAACTAA
- a CDS encoding ABC transporter permease, translating to MHPIIRLVNRNITISLNPGFLIWQVIFPLIYIFVAGFAYAPLIQHVPFGGKDLDYPAFLASGMIGFNIMNSTLVSGIIIWNDRRHGMFEQIMSGPFTRSHYILSNICTIGIIGLVSASLIALVGYPVFFESIEFSIITIPVIVFGAITGSVLFGSLASIISTRLRSSEGFNVIINTVFLFFAFVSSAFYPAENVPEPLRTAFYLNPLTYLVDVIRAGIFGNITDFVIIEMFVLVGIASVLFVIASKLLTKLDF from the coding sequence ATGCATCCAATAATTAGACTTGTAAACAGAAACATTACAATTTCTCTAAATCCTGGATTTTTAATTTGGCAGGTAATTTTTCCCTTGATCTATATTTTTGTAGCAGGTTTTGCATATGCTCCGTTAATTCAACATGTACCATTTGGTGGAAAGGACCTTGACTATCCAGCATTTCTTGCATCTGGTATGATTGGATTTAACATAATGAACAGTACGCTTGTCTCAGGAATCATAATCTGGAATGATAGGAGACATGGAATGTTTGAACAAATCATGTCCGGTCCATTTACAAGAAGTCATTACATTCTCAGTAATATCTGCACTATAGGCATAATTGGTTTAGTTAGTGCTTCTTTGATCGCTTTAGTAGGCTATCCTGTATTTTTTGAATCTATAGAATTTTCAATAATTACCATTCCTGTGATTGTTTTTGGTGCTATTACTGGCTCTGTTTTATTTGGATCATTAGCATCTATAATCTCAACTAGATTGCGCTCTAGTGAAGGGTTTAATGTAATAATTAATACCGTTTTTCTGTTTTTTGCATTTGTTAGTTCAGCATTTTATCCTGCAGAAAATGTTCCAGAACCATTACGTACTGCCTTTTATCTAAATCCCTTAACTTATCTAGTAGATGTAATTCGAGCAGGAATTTTTGGAAACATTACTGATTTTGTAATTATTGAAATGTTTGTACTTGTTGGAATTGCTTCAGTACTTTTTGTTATTGCATCAAAACTTCTAACCAAATTGGATTTTTAG
- a CDS encoding DUF354 domain-containing protein, translating into MKIWIDILTPKQLLFSEAIIEKLGKKHQILCTSREYEEVTKLAKIRDFRLVLVGKHGGGEKETKLKASIERIEKLSSKIKSFSPDLVISFCSPEAARISFGLGIKHIAFCDSPHANAVMRLTLPLIQKLLIPKIIPKNEFSKYGIDQKNIIQYNAIDAYVTIKRKIAEESASPFTKKNRKNILIRIEEEEASYVTKSNKVIPIIKKILKEFENENVVVLGRYPKQIKNIQKNIGNKIKIVKMTFDGKQLLRNTDVFIGSGGTMTAESALMGIPTIAYNAVPNLIENFLVRKNLIKRETDPNKISNNIKKIFKSTNTIHQKRAKRISEKMEDPIEKLIESIRN; encoded by the coding sequence TTGAAAATATGGATAGATATTCTAACTCCAAAGCAATTATTGTTTTCAGAAGCAATTATTGAAAAATTAGGGAAAAAACACCAAATTCTTTGTACTTCTAGAGAATATGAAGAAGTTACAAAATTGGCCAAAATACGTGATTTTAGGCTTGTTTTAGTTGGGAAACATGGTGGAGGAGAAAAGGAAACTAAACTTAAAGCAAGTATTGAAAGAATAGAAAAATTATCTAGTAAAATAAAGTCATTTTCACCAGATCTTGTAATTAGTTTTTGTTCGCCTGAGGCAGCAAGGATTTCATTTGGATTAGGGATTAAACATATTGCATTTTGTGATTCCCCACATGCCAATGCAGTAATGAGATTAACATTACCACTGATTCAAAAATTGTTAATTCCAAAAATCATTCCAAAAAATGAATTTTCTAAATACGGAATTGATCAAAAAAATATCATTCAATATAACGCAATAGATGCATATGTTACAATAAAAAGAAAAATAGCAGAAGAATCGGCATCACCATTTACAAAAAAGAATAGAAAAAATATTTTGATAAGAATAGAAGAAGAAGAAGCATCATATGTAACAAAATCAAATAAAGTCATTCCCATAATAAAAAAAATTCTAAAAGAATTTGAGAATGAAAATGTTGTAGTTTTAGGCAGATATCCAAAACAAATTAAAAATATTCAAAAAAATATAGGTAACAAAATAAAAATTGTAAAAATGACATTTGATGGAAAGCAATTATTGAGAAATACAGATGTATTCATAGGTTCTGGAGGTACCATGACTGCAGAATCTGCTTTGATGGGAATTCCAACAATAGCATATAATGCAGTTCCAAATTTAATAGAGAATTTTTTAGTAAGAAAAAATTTGATAAAAAGAGAAACAGATCCAAATAAAATTTCTAATAATATAAAAAAAATTTTCAAATCAACAAATACAATTCATCAAAAAAGGGCAAAAAGGATTTCAGAAAAAATGGAAGACCCTATTGAAAAATTAATAGAAAGTATTAGAAATTAA
- a CDS encoding nucleotide exchange factor GrpE encodes MSNDDESDEITVNVVSENETDEPVEESEFSEPVKENLSELLDAEKQKTSECEEKLKHILADFQNLSRKTQSDIENGVNARVDEFLLDFLKIYDDFIRARDVFSENKINTEGLDSILKNMDSLLKKYEVAPIDALGEIFDPNLHEAISIITDPDLDDNTIIKEIRKGYISQKRVIRPTLVEISKKG; translated from the coding sequence TTGTCTAATGATGATGAATCTGATGAAATCACTGTAAATGTTGTTTCTGAGAATGAAACTGATGAACCTGTTGAGGAATCAGAATTTTCAGAACCTGTGAAAGAAAATTTATCAGAGTTGTTAGATGCAGAAAAACAAAAAACTTCTGAATGTGAAGAAAAATTAAAACATATTTTAGCAGATTTTCAAAACCTTTCTAGAAAAACACAATCTGATATTGAAAATGGTGTTAATGCTAGAGTCGATGAATTTCTATTGGATTTTCTAAAAATCTATGATGATTTTATTCGTGCAAGAGATGTCTTTTCTGAAAATAAAATTAATACTGAAGGACTTGATTCAATTTTAAAAAATATGGACTCTTTATTGAAAAAATATGAAGTAGCTCCAATTGATGCATTAGGGGAAATTTTTGATCCAAATCTTCATGAAGCAATTTCAATTATTACTGATCCTGATTTAGATGATAATACCATTATCAAAGAGATCAGGAAGGGATATATTTCTCAAAAGAGGGTTATAAGACCAACATTAGTAGAAATTTCAAAAAAAGGATGA
- a CDS encoding GDP-mannose dehydrogenase, which produces MPDIVLGMGEVGETLFGLLDERGFDCVGIDIESSKCKNYSENDIIKNPEYLHVCLPGELTEFIEITLGWIPKLKDLKAIVVHSTVRPGTTKKIQEKSSIPILFSPVRGVHRRFLDDIKKYTKFIASDNNQINPEIKSDLEKRFQKVDWMSTTKTGELAKILVDTSYYGWLINYAQITKMICEKEGIDFDEMWKFADEIHENLGNRPKMYPGIIGGHCVIPNLSLIEYEDLDIIKKINEMYEKFKK; this is translated from the coding sequence ATGCCAGATATAGTATTAGGAATGGGAGAAGTTGGTGAAACCCTATTTGGATTACTTGACGAAAGAGGTTTTGATTGTGTTGGGATTGATATAGAATCTTCAAAATGCAAAAACTATTCAGAAAACGACATAATTAAAAATCCAGAATATCTTCATGTTTGCCTACCAGGAGAGTTAACTGAATTTATAGAAATTACTTTAGGTTGGATTCCAAAGTTAAAAGATCTAAAAGCAATAGTTGTTCATTCTACTGTTAGGCCGGGCACTACAAAAAAAATTCAAGAAAAATCTAGTATTCCAATTTTATTTTCGCCAGTTCGTGGTGTTCATAGAAGATTCTTAGATGACATTAAAAAATATACAAAATTTATCGCTTCTGACAATAATCAGATCAATCCTGAAATTAAATCAGATTTAGAAAAAAGATTTCAAAAGGTTGATTGGATGTCGACTACAAAAACAGGCGAGCTTGCAAAAATCTTAGTCGATACATCATATTATGGATGGTTGATTAATTATGCACAGATAACAAAAATGATTTGTGAAAAAGAAGGCATAGACTTTGATGAAATGTGGAAATTTGCGGATGAGATACATGAAAACTTAGGAAACAGGCCAAAGATGTATCCAGGGATTATTGGAGGACATTGTGTGATACCAAATTTGAGTTTAATTGAATATGAAGATCTAGACATAATTAAAAAAATTAATGAAATGTATGAGAAATTTAAAAAATGA